One window from the genome of Echinicola vietnamensis DSM 17526 encodes:
- a CDS encoding pectate lyase family protein produces the protein MRINHLIFRSLFLIVMLMLNISCSESEPAPTPDEEEEDEVYEGPEYAFPGAEGYGQYTTGGRGGEVYYVTRLDDDNSPGSLRYAINQAGKRTIVFNVGGTIALKSKLNISRGDVTIAGQTAPGGGITLRNYPVTIDADNIIIRYLRFRMGDTADQEGDALGGRFHKDIIIDHCSMSWSTDECVSFYANENFTLQWCIIAESLKNSVHEKGSHGYGGIWGGRYASFHHNLLAHHDSRNPRLGEEAGKAFALTDLVDLRNNVIYNWGNNAAYGGEAMNVNIVNCYYKPGPASPSGSKRNRIMSIDKNKNEGTEVYDIWGKFYIDGNVVEGSSQTSNDNWTYGVFNQFHSSYGTVSDADKAAMKMNQPHELEGFTVTTHDAEEAYELVLGQAGANLERDEVDSRIIASVQEGDFDAQGSNGSTNGIIDTQSDVGGWPMLEAGKPVIDTDEDGIPDDWETTHELDPENADDGREIKPGTPYTYLEIYLNSLVTDFPLP, from the coding sequence ATGAGAATTAACCATTTAATTTTTCGATCTCTATTTTTGATCGTCATGTTGATGCTAAACATCAGTTGCAGTGAATCGGAGCCTGCACCAACGCCTGATGAGGAAGAGGAGGATGAAGTGTATGAAGGACCGGAATATGCTTTTCCAGGAGCAGAAGGTTATGGACAATATACCACTGGAGGTCGTGGTGGAGAGGTCTATTATGTAACTAGATTGGACGATGACAATAGTCCGGGTTCTCTGCGCTACGCTATAAACCAAGCAGGTAAACGAACGATTGTGTTTAATGTAGGAGGGACGATTGCGTTAAAATCAAAATTGAATATCAGTAGGGGCGATGTCACCATCGCAGGTCAGACTGCTCCTGGGGGCGGGATCACCCTGAGGAATTATCCCGTGACCATCGATGCGGACAATATCATCATCCGTTATCTTCGCTTCAGGATGGGGGACACGGCAGACCAAGAAGGGGATGCCCTTGGTGGTCGGTTTCATAAAGACATTATCATTGACCACTGTTCCATGAGCTGGTCTACAGATGAGTGTGTTTCATTCTATGCGAATGAGAATTTCACCTTACAGTGGTGCATTATCGCTGAGAGCCTTAAGAACTCCGTTCATGAAAAAGGCAGTCATGGATATGGAGGCATTTGGGGTGGTCGGTATGCTTCCTTTCATCATAACTTACTGGCCCATCATGATAGCAGAAATCCACGACTGGGAGAAGAAGCGGGAAAAGCTTTTGCGCTGACGGATTTGGTGGATCTTCGGAATAATGTGATTTACAATTGGGGAAATAACGCGGCTTATGGCGGTGAAGCCATGAATGTCAATATCGTCAACTGTTATTACAAACCCGGGCCGGCAAGTCCTTCGGGAAGTAAACGAAACCGGATCATGTCCATCGATAAAAATAAAAATGAAGGGACGGAGGTTTATGACATTTGGGGCAAGTTCTATATTGATGGAAACGTGGTAGAGGGTAGCTCACAGACGTCAAATGACAACTGGACTTATGGTGTGTTTAACCAATTCCACAGCAGTTATGGCACGGTCAGTGATGCCGATAAGGCAGCCATGAAAATGAACCAACCGCATGAACTGGAAGGTTTTACGGTGACGACGCATGACGCTGAAGAGGCCTATGAGCTCGTACTGGGTCAGGCAGGAGCCAATTTAGAAAGAGATGAGGTGGATTCCCGGATAATTGCCAGTGTCCAAGAAGGGGATTTTGACGCACAGGGCTCCAACGGAAGCACCAACGGCATCATCGACACCCAAAGTGATGTGGGGGGCTGGCCGATGCTGGAAGCAGGGAAACCTGTGATCGATACGGATGAAGATGGTATACCTGACGACTGGGAAACTACCCATGAATTGGATCCTGAAAATGCCGATGATGGTCGTGAGATCAAACCCGGGACGCCATATACCTACTTGGAAATATACCTCAATAGTCTCGTTACCGATTTCCCATTGCCTTAA
- a CDS encoding pectinesterase family protein, whose protein sequence is MIDVRKAKGLMKTGLLLLLLPPISCSGSEEMTPEKDTATGDITYDFIVDQKGSGDFLSVQEAIDAARSFQQDHQYILVKNGTYQEEIEIPKGKDNLVLIGETKGEVVLTFDNAAEKIDEETGAPFGTSGSASTYIHGEGFVAVNMTFENSAGTEHGPGLAVYVNSDRALFYHCSFLGRQDTFYGNRKRMFLKNCYLEGTVDFIFGPVTAVFENCEIHSYGGTSITAASTESYVDYGLVFRECTLTAESGVKTDLGRPWRPYAAVAYIQCEMGGFIKPAGWNNWGNSDNEQTARFVEYGNTGAGATTTQRVSWSRQLDEDEVGAYETLEVLQSTYAENKVTDNWDPYVLLEDLSELIK, encoded by the coding sequence ATGATTGATGTTCGCAAAGCAAAAGGCCTAATGAAAACGGGCTTGCTGCTGTTGTTACTTCCTCCTATAAGCTGTTCTGGGAGTGAGGAAATGACACCTGAAAAGGACACAGCAACAGGTGACATTACCTACGATTTTATAGTAGACCAAAAGGGATCAGGTGATTTTTTATCTGTTCAGGAAGCGATAGATGCCGCACGCTCCTTTCAGCAGGATCATCAGTACATTTTGGTGAAAAATGGCACTTATCAGGAAGAAATAGAGATCCCAAAGGGAAAAGATAATTTGGTGCTGATCGGTGAAACAAAAGGCGAGGTGGTGTTAACGTTTGACAATGCCGCGGAGAAAATCGATGAGGAGACAGGAGCGCCATTTGGAACGAGTGGATCGGCCAGTACTTATATTCACGGTGAAGGATTTGTGGCCGTGAACATGACCTTTGAGAACAGTGCTGGGACGGAGCATGGGCCAGGTTTGGCCGTTTATGTCAATAGCGACAGGGCTTTGTTTTACCATTGCAGTTTTTTAGGCAGACAGGATACTTTTTATGGGAATAGAAAGCGAATGTTTCTTAAAAACTGCTACCTTGAAGGTACGGTTGATTTCATCTTTGGCCCGGTCACAGCGGTATTTGAAAACTGTGAAATCCACTCCTATGGAGGAACCTCCATCACTGCAGCTTCCACCGAGTCGTATGTGGATTATGGGTTGGTATTTCGGGAATGTACCCTTACCGCCGAATCAGGGGTGAAGACGGACCTGGGGAGGCCATGGAGACCATATGCTGCCGTCGCCTATATCCAGTGTGAAATGGGCGGTTTTATCAAACCGGCAGGATGGAACAATTGGGGAAACAGTGACAATGAACAGACTGCCCGATTTGTAGAGTATGGGAATACAGGAGCAGGGGCAACTACTACCCAAAGGGTCAGTTGGTCCAGGCAATTGGATGAGGATGAAGTTGGGGCTTATGAAACCCTCGAAGTTCTCCAATCAACCTATGCTGAAAATAAAGTAACGGACAACTGGGATCCTTATGTCCTTTTAGAGGATTTGTCCGAATTAATTAAATAG
- a CDS encoding VOC family protein: MKFEHFAINVAQPRAMSDWYEKHIGLSVVSKQDSSPYMTFLADDSDTIMLEIYNNPKAPVLEFNSQHPLVLHLALVSEDPAADRDRLVAAGAEVISDDVLEDGSHLVMLKDPWGLALQLCKRAKPMLKL; this comes from the coding sequence ATGAAATTTGAGCATTTTGCGATCAATGTAGCCCAACCTCGGGCCATGTCAGATTGGTATGAAAAGCATATTGGCCTTAGTGTTGTGAGCAAGCAAGACTCCAGTCCTTACATGACTTTTCTTGCAGATGACAGTGATACCATCATGTTGGAGATTTATAACAATCCAAAAGCACCTGTACTGGAATTTAATAGCCAACACCCTTTGGTGCTTCATTTGGCGCTGGTATCGGAAGATCCCGCGGCTGACCGAGACAGATTAGTTGCTGCAGGGGCCGAAGTGATCAGTGATGATGTCCTTGAGGACGGATCGCACTTGGTCATGTTAAAGGATCCCTGGGGCTTGGCTTTGCAGCTCTGCAAACGCGCTAAACCCATGCTCAAGCTTTAA
- a CDS encoding Gfo/Idh/MocA family protein, which translates to MKKIKDNEVRWGIIGVGDVCEVKSAPAMNLVENSRLVAVMRRNEEKVKDYAKRHQVPKWYTDGEALINDPDVNAIYIATPPDVHKDYTLMAAEAGKPVYVEKPMARTYAECQDMIQACEKAKVPLYVAYYRRALPHFLKIKSLIDEGAIGDVRHVSIQMNQVPKPEVVKHQKHHWRVDPSIAGGGYFYDLASHQLDFLDFALGPIQSAKGMAANQAELYAAEDMVVASFVFESGVLGSGSWCFASSKTDVKDITVIYGSKGSISYETFGAGNVLLETDDHGKELFEFSLPKHIQMPLIQLVVGDLLGLTLSPSDGVSGSRTNQILEAIVGKCSNIS; encoded by the coding sequence ATGAAGAAAATCAAGGATAATGAAGTCCGGTGGGGGATTATAGGAGTAGGGGACGTGTGCGAAGTCAAGAGTGCTCCTGCCATGAATTTGGTGGAAAACAGCCGATTGGTAGCCGTAATGCGTAGAAATGAGGAAAAGGTGAAGGATTATGCCAAGCGACATCAAGTCCCCAAATGGTATACCGATGGGGAGGCATTGATAAATGATCCTGATGTCAATGCCATCTATATCGCGACACCTCCCGATGTTCACAAAGACTATACGTTAATGGCCGCCGAAGCGGGTAAGCCCGTTTATGTGGAAAAACCCATGGCCAGAACTTATGCAGAATGTCAGGATATGATTCAGGCCTGTGAAAAGGCGAAGGTTCCCCTTTACGTGGCGTATTACAGAAGGGCTTTACCCCATTTCCTGAAAATCAAAAGCTTGATTGATGAAGGAGCCATCGGAGACGTTCGTCATGTTTCTATCCAGATGAATCAGGTGCCCAAACCTGAGGTGGTCAAGCATCAGAAGCATCACTGGAGGGTGGATCCTTCCATAGCCGGTGGAGGGTATTTTTATGATTTGGCCAGTCATCAGCTGGACTTCTTGGATTTTGCTTTGGGGCCTATCCAATCTGCCAAAGGAATGGCCGCGAATCAAGCGGAGCTGTATGCAGCAGAAGATATGGTAGTAGCGTCTTTTGTATTTGAATCTGGTGTACTGGGAAGTGGCAGCTGGTGTTTCGCTTCCAGTAAAACAGATGTGAAGGACATTACCGTCATTTATGGGAGTAAAGGGAGCATTAGCTACGAAACGTTTGGGGCTGGTAATGTACTGCTTGAAACCGATGATCACGGGAAAGAATTATTTGAATTTTCTTTGCCTAAGCATATTCAAATGCCTTTGATTCAGTTGGTAGTGGGTGATCTCTTAGGATTGACTTTAAGTCCATCAGACGGGGTATCTGGAAGCAGAACCAATCAAATATTGGAAGCAATTGTTGGGAAGTGTTCAAATATAAGTTAA
- a CDS encoding glycoside hydrolase family 28 protein — protein MTHRYKFTSLLGMLFGLTLMVSCSKKEQSENTIVPSVWDQVPAILESIQKPSFPDQTFVISDFGAVGDGSTDASQAIKSAIQACAEAGGGKVVVPPGDYPTGPIYLESNVNLHLEKDARLMFSTDPKDYLPLVYTRWEGVELMNYSPLVYAFEEENIAITGEGILDGQANETNWWPWKGKTQYGYTEGDPQQEDADKRHALFQMAEDGVPVEERKFGEGFYLRPQFVQPYRCKNVLVEGVKIVNSPMWILNPVLCENVTIEGVTVESHGPNSDGCDPESSKNVLIKDCYFNTGDDCIAIKSGRNADGRRINVPSENIIIQNCKMADGHGGVVIGSEISGGVRNVFAENCEMNSPHLDRALRIKTSSMRGGIIEDIYLRNIDVGQIAQQVVRVNMFYEDSGAYVPTVRNIHVENMTVENGGKVGVLLEGYENSPVENITLENVNIKNAEEAYTFSNVKGVRFKNVTINGKAVSYGQEE, from the coding sequence ATGACACATCGATATAAATTCACCTCGCTATTGGGAATGCTTTTCGGCTTGACACTGATGGTCAGTTGTAGCAAAAAGGAGCAATCGGAAAACACCATTGTTCCCAGTGTTTGGGATCAGGTTCCGGCCATATTAGAAAGTATCCAAAAGCCCTCGTTTCCCGATCAGACTTTTGTGATTTCTGATTTTGGCGCCGTGGGAGATGGGAGCACAGACGCTAGTCAGGCGATCAAATCGGCCATTCAAGCCTGCGCAGAAGCTGGAGGAGGTAAGGTGGTCGTTCCACCGGGGGATTATCCCACAGGTCCCATTTATTTGGAAAGCAATGTGAATTTGCATTTGGAGAAGGACGCAAGGTTGATGTTTTCCACTGATCCAAAAGACTATTTGCCACTCGTCTATACCCGCTGGGAAGGCGTAGAGCTGATGAATTACTCTCCCTTGGTATATGCCTTTGAGGAAGAAAACATCGCTATCACAGGTGAAGGAATACTTGACGGTCAGGCCAATGAGACCAATTGGTGGCCTTGGAAAGGAAAAACCCAGTATGGCTATACGGAAGGAGACCCGCAACAAGAAGATGCCGATAAAAGGCATGCCCTATTCCAGATGGCAGAAGATGGTGTACCTGTTGAAGAGCGAAAGTTTGGTGAGGGATTTTACCTCCGGCCTCAGTTTGTACAGCCATACCGCTGCAAAAATGTGCTGGTGGAAGGTGTTAAAATCGTCAATTCACCAATGTGGATATTAAATCCTGTATTGTGCGAGAATGTGACCATTGAAGGCGTGACTGTAGAGAGCCACGGCCCTAATTCAGACGGTTGTGATCCGGAATCCAGTAAGAATGTGTTGATCAAAGACTGTTATTTCAATACCGGTGATGATTGCATTGCCATCAAATCAGGCAGGAATGCCGACGGTAGACGAATCAACGTGCCCAGTGAAAATATCATTATCCAAAACTGTAAAATGGCCGATGGTCATGGTGGAGTGGTGATCGGTAGTGAGATTTCTGGAGGGGTAAGGAATGTTTTCGCAGAAAACTGTGAAATGAACAGTCCTCATTTGGACAGGGCCCTTCGCATCAAAACCAGTTCCATGAGGGGCGGGATCATAGAAGATATTTACCTGAGAAATATCGACGTGGGGCAGATAGCCCAGCAAGTGGTCAGGGTGAACATGTTTTATGAAGATAGCGGGGCCTATGTGCCCACTGTCCGCAATATCCATGTGGAAAACATGACAGTGGAGAATGGCGGAAAAGTAGGGGTCCTCTTGGAAGGATATGAAAATTCCCCAGTAGAAAATATCACCTTGGAAAATGTCAACATTAAAAATGCCGAAGAGGCCTATACGTTTTCCAATGTGAAAGGAGTGCGATTTAAGAATGTTACCATCAATGGCAAAGCGGTGAGTTATGGGCAAGAAGAGTAA
- a CDS encoding pectate lyase family protein, producing the protein MGKKSKYRFGLFLLYLLFSFSSHGQHDPDRESNERAIAFPGADGFGKYTSGGRGGKVYVVTNLNDEGPGSLREAIRKKEPRIIVFAVSGNIQLESSLDINHGDLTIAGQSAPGGGITLQHYPIKIKGENIIIRYIRSRMGDEKGVQDDAMSCLRQKDVIIDHCSLSWATDECGSFYDNENFTLQWCIVSESLNASVHEKGNHGYGGIWGGNKASFHHNLIANHASRLPRFNGARTSKNPAHEVVDFRNNVIYNWKNNNAYGGEQGHYNMVGNYYQPGPATASNEDRIIEPYEPYGQFYLSGNVNAQDCKISKDNRLGVDGVPDVNAVLVHEPFPFLMDQGTEKASIAYLRVLNHAGASYQRDKVDKRLLKEVKKGNSSAGNAQNGIIDSQDDVGGWPTLRSKKPPKDTDSDGMPDAWEKEMGLDSHDPTDAAGNTLHEFYTSVEVYLNSLVSDN; encoded by the coding sequence ATGGGCAAGAAGAGTAAATATCGTTTTGGCCTGTTTTTGTTATACTTACTGTTTTCTTTTTCCTCCCATGGTCAACATGATCCTGACAGGGAATCAAATGAAAGGGCAATTGCCTTTCCAGGAGCAGATGGTTTTGGGAAGTATACTAGCGGAGGCCGTGGAGGCAAAGTGTATGTAGTGACCAATCTAAATGATGAAGGACCGGGAAGTTTGAGGGAAGCCATCCGAAAGAAAGAGCCCCGGATTATTGTTTTTGCCGTATCCGGAAATATCCAATTGGAATCCAGCTTGGACATTAACCATGGAGACCTTACCATTGCCGGACAGAGTGCTCCGGGTGGAGGGATTACCTTGCAGCATTATCCCATAAAGATCAAAGGAGAAAACATCATCATCAGGTATATTCGGAGTCGTATGGGTGATGAAAAGGGAGTTCAGGACGATGCCATGAGCTGTTTGCGGCAGAAGGATGTGATCATCGACCATTGTTCGCTAAGTTGGGCCACGGATGAGTGTGGATCCTTTTATGACAATGAAAATTTCACCCTGCAGTGGTGTATCGTATCGGAGAGTCTGAATGCATCTGTTCACGAAAAGGGAAACCATGGCTATGGAGGGATCTGGGGTGGGAACAAAGCCAGTTTTCATCATAACCTGATCGCTAATCATGCCAGCAGACTACCCCGGTTTAATGGTGCCCGAACCAGTAAAAATCCAGCCCATGAAGTGGTGGATTTCAGGAACAATGTCATTTATAACTGGAAGAACAACAACGCGTATGGCGGTGAGCAGGGGCATTATAATATGGTGGGCAATTATTATCAACCCGGCCCTGCCACTGCGTCCAATGAAGATCGGATCATTGAGCCTTACGAACCTTATGGGCAATTTTATCTCTCCGGAAACGTCAATGCCCAAGACTGTAAAATCTCAAAAGATAACCGTTTAGGAGTGGATGGCGTGCCGGATGTAAATGCGGTACTGGTGCATGAACCATTTCCTTTTTTGATGGATCAAGGGACGGAAAAAGCGTCTATAGCTTATTTGCGAGTGCTTAACCATGCCGGGGCGAGCTATCAGCGTGACAAAGTAGATAAACGCCTGCTAAAGGAGGTGAAAAAGGGCAACAGTTCCGCTGGAAATGCCCAAAATGGTATCATCGATAGTCAGGACGATGTAGGCGGATGGCCCACGTTAAGGTCAAAAAAGCCGCCAAAAGACACCGACAGCGATGGGATGCCTGATGCTTGGGAGAAGGAAATGGGACTGGATAGTCATGACCCTACTGATGCGGCTGGAAATACCCTCCATGAGTTTTATACAAGTGTGGAGGTCTACTTAAATAGTTTGGTGTCCGACAATTAA
- a CDS encoding DUF4957 domain-containing protein, producing the protein MKFIKNNIYQSICILMLGLVVISSCKEDDEMFDRTRLFRPVLIEDLYAEENTIIVNMGKMKEAVSYTLEVSRDSFATAPEYVIDTDTNYVELNQELLGQALFWDMLYQVRATAHADDPEYDSKISDLGSVRTQRFPTILNDPESYDVIDVAAHVTWQTIGAGVTEVKAYSAEDLYLETPLIEQEVSSAEQEAGDMILTGLEPETEYQVAIYSDDVLRGWVNYTTLPQDIDPNGPGVIDIRENTSPSAVSDAVAMAPDGATILVKRGVTYDFPDDNLNKSITIRAAYGFGEQKAKLYTTGNWDVDDNSDIDHIRFIDLELRGEDYGGDYVFNPNRENVHVGELSFENCEIGTFRGILRVRTSTVIDNYVIKNSVVDSIGGYGLFTVDTEGTAMIKNIRWENSTFNKVQFGVTSRSQSESFVIESCTFANFVSGGSGFFRYRGGDGNNNVTQGIVIHNSIFGHGWDEAMEEDYAIRGIYDGLENTNFDIVNVYSTNDFSFSSGEIPGFPVGNYSGAQSDLWVDPANNDFNFQDRGFAGRFDSGDPRWRVKL; encoded by the coding sequence ATGAAATTTATCAAAAACAATATATATCAAAGCATCTGCATCCTTATGCTGGGACTGGTGGTGATCAGTAGCTGTAAGGAAGATGATGAAATGTTTGACAGAACAAGGCTCTTCAGGCCCGTGTTGATCGAGGATTTATATGCTGAGGAAAATACCATCATCGTAAACATGGGCAAGATGAAAGAAGCCGTATCTTATACGTTGGAGGTCAGCAGGGATTCCTTTGCTACGGCCCCAGAGTATGTCATCGATACGGATACCAATTATGTGGAACTTAACCAGGAACTTCTCGGGCAAGCATTGTTTTGGGATATGCTCTATCAAGTAAGGGCTACCGCTCATGCCGATGATCCCGAGTATGACAGTAAGATCTCCGACCTCGGTTCGGTGCGGACACAGCGATTTCCGACGATCCTAAATGATCCTGAAAGCTACGATGTGATTGATGTCGCGGCCCACGTTACATGGCAAACCATTGGCGCGGGGGTCACCGAGGTGAAGGCTTATAGCGCAGAGGATTTGTATTTAGAGACGCCATTGATCGAGCAAGAGGTAAGCAGTGCTGAGCAGGAGGCCGGTGACATGATCTTGACCGGGCTGGAGCCGGAGACCGAATACCAAGTGGCCATCTACAGTGATGATGTCTTGCGCGGATGGGTAAACTATACGACACTCCCTCAGGATATAGATCCCAACGGCCCAGGAGTGATTGACATACGGGAAAATACCAGTCCATCAGCCGTATCCGATGCGGTAGCCATGGCGCCTGATGGAGCCACCATTTTGGTGAAACGTGGCGTGACCTATGATTTCCCCGATGATAATTTGAACAAGTCTATCACCATCCGTGCGGCCTATGGCTTTGGTGAGCAAAAAGCCAAGCTATATACCACTGGCAATTGGGACGTTGATGATAATTCCGACATCGACCATATCCGCTTTATAGACTTAGAATTGAGAGGGGAAGATTATGGCGGAGATTATGTGTTCAACCCGAACCGTGAAAATGTTCATGTGGGTGAATTGAGTTTTGAAAATTGTGAGATCGGAACCTTCAGAGGAATCCTCAGGGTGCGTACGAGTACTGTAATCGATAATTACGTTATTAAAAATTCCGTAGTGGACAGTATCGGTGGTTACGGCCTATTCACAGTGGACACAGAAGGCACTGCCATGATCAAAAATATCCGCTGGGAAAACAGTACGTTTAACAAAGTACAGTTTGGGGTGACCTCCAGAAGTCAGTCTGAGTCATTTGTTATCGAGAGCTGTACGTTTGCCAACTTTGTCAGTGGAGGCAGTGGATTTTTCCGCTACCGAGGTGGAGACGGCAATAACAACGTGACCCAAGGTATCGTGATCCATAACAGTATTTTCGGTCATGGATGGGACGAAGCCATGGAGGAGGATTATGCCATAAGGGGTATTTATGATGGATTGGAAAATACCAATTTCGACATTGTAAATGTATACAGTACCAATGATTTTAGTTTCTCCAGTGGTGAAATCCCTGGATTCCCGGTAGGGAATTATAGTGGAGCCCAATCAGATCTATGGGTGGATCCTGCAAACAACGACTTCAATTTCCAAGATAGGGGATTTGCTGGTCGGTTTGACAGTGGTGATCCTCGGTGGAGGGTGAAATTGTAA
- a CDS encoding helix-turn-helix transcriptional regulator: protein MAKVTVISGDVVSSTSLVKEDRLMLHDRLKDLFGQLSSKFDTYGRVLKGDYIECVCRMPAESLAVALAIKSYVKSIEVQDGEDSSDQNRIKLFKTHGIRLALGYGELSTFDTDTGVIDGEAIYLSGRKVNEHSGRKKQRIVIKQTLFFESNEATLKDQFDPVMGLLDVLISKATARQSEVLYWKLMGLSEDEIAQKFGVSQSVINQHSTSVGWNAIEETVAYYHRTIMRHHS, encoded by the coding sequence ATGGCAAAAGTTACGGTAATATCAGGAGACGTCGTTTCTTCTACCAGCTTGGTAAAAGAAGATAGGCTAATGTTACATGACCGTTTAAAGGATTTGTTCGGTCAGCTATCCTCAAAATTCGATACTTATGGGAGAGTCCTGAAGGGAGATTACATAGAGTGTGTGTGCAGGATGCCAGCAGAGTCGCTTGCAGTGGCGTTGGCCATTAAGAGCTATGTAAAATCAATTGAGGTACAAGACGGCGAAGACAGCAGTGATCAAAACCGTATTAAATTGTTCAAGACCCATGGTATTCGCTTGGCCTTAGGTTATGGAGAGCTTTCTACGTTTGATACGGACACGGGGGTGATCGATGGTGAGGCCATTTACCTTTCTGGACGAAAGGTGAACGAACACAGTGGCCGTAAGAAGCAAAGGATCGTGATCAAACAGACCTTGTTTTTCGAATCAAATGAAGCAACATTAAAGGACCAATTTGATCCGGTGATGGGGCTCTTGGATGTGCTGATCAGCAAGGCTACTGCCCGTCAGTCTGAGGTTTTATACTGGAAATTGATGGGGTTGAGTGAAGATGAGATCGCGCAGAAGTTTGGTGTAAGCCAGTCTGTGATCAATCAGCACAGCACCAGTGTTGGCTGGAATGCCATTGAAGAAACCGTAGCCTATTATCATCGTACCATAATGCGTCACCACTCATGA
- the yiaK gene encoding 3-dehydro-L-gulonate 2-dehydrogenase: MEKRVDFSEIQATLKQVLLHHQFTDEKAALSAYLFAKASLDGVPSHGLNRFLDYLRYVDLGWIIPTADPEVVAKFGSFERWNGHSGPGNLNAHAAMDAAISMAKSTGFGVVALQHTNHWMRAGNYGWQAVEAGCIGICFTNTKPNMPGWGGSEPKLGNNPLVVAIPRQNGPIVLDMAMSQFAYGKMAIHAKAGKEMPYDAGFDEAGNLSRSPSAIIEKEMALPIGLWKGAGLSLVLDMLAMVLSGGDATHEVGTHEGERGLSQVFLALDPKGFGLEEWMEERLDKVIQDLKKSGVFQEGDSLRYPGEQTLNTRDYNTRNGVPVDEDIWRDIKKYLHEENQG, from the coding sequence ATGGAAAAAAGAGTTGATTTTTCAGAAATTCAAGCGACCTTAAAACAAGTGCTTTTGCATCATCAATTTACAGATGAAAAGGCGGCCCTTAGTGCCTATCTATTTGCAAAAGCCAGTTTGGACGGCGTGCCTTCGCACGGCCTGAATCGGTTTTTGGATTACCTAAGGTACGTAGACCTGGGATGGATCATTCCTACAGCTGATCCGGAAGTTGTGGCCAAATTCGGGAGTTTTGAGCGGTGGAACGGGCATTCAGGGCCTGGGAACCTCAATGCCCATGCTGCTATGGATGCTGCTATTTCCATGGCAAAATCCACTGGTTTTGGTGTGGTAGCACTGCAGCATACCAACCATTGGATGAGAGCCGGGAATTACGGTTGGCAAGCCGTGGAGGCGGGGTGTATAGGGATCTGTTTTACCAATACCAAACCGAATATGCCAGGCTGGGGAGGAAGTGAGCCCAAGCTGGGGAACAATCCGTTAGTGGTGGCCATACCCCGTCAAAATGGCCCTATCGTCTTGGATATGGCGATGTCCCAGTTTGCTTATGGAAAAATGGCCATTCATGCCAAAGCGGGCAAAGAAATGCCTTATGACGCAGGGTTTGATGAAGCCGGAAACCTTAGCCGTTCCCCATCGGCCATTATCGAAAAGGAAATGGCCCTGCCCATTGGTTTGTGGAAAGGTGCCGGGCTTTCCTTGGTGTTGGATATGCTTGCGATGGTCTTGTCCGGTGGTGATGCCACTCACGAGGTAGGAACGCATGAGGGTGAAAGAGGGCTTTCCCAGGTTTTTTTGGCACTAGATCCTAAAGGTTTTGGATTGGAGGAATGGATGGAAGAGCGGCTTGACAAGGTCATACAGGACTTGAAGAAAAGCGGTGTCTTTCAGGAAGGCGACTCGCTCCGCTATCCTGGTGAACAAACACTCAACACAAGGGATTATAACACTCGAAATGGGGTTCCGGTGGATGAGGATATCTGGCGTGATATAAAAAAATACTTGCATGAAGAAAATCAAGGATAA